One window of the Rosa rugosa chromosome 3, drRosRugo1.1, whole genome shotgun sequence genome contains the following:
- the LOC133735959 gene encoding prunin 1 Pru du 6-like: MARSLALSLCLLVLFHGCLAYRQQSQYSQSGQNECQINQLQAREPDNRIETEAGRIESWDYNQDDFQCAGVAVQRIIVERNGLHLPSYTNTPRIVYVVQGRGHLGMVMPGCPETFEESEQSDEEQQGSQQQPSQGRQGQGQQGQQESFEQLDRHQRVRRVKEGDVIAIPAGVTTWSYNDGDQSLIFVSLLDISNNHNQLDQNPRRFYLAGNPQDEFNQQGQSRGQSRQQQEQQGRSRRQQQGNNNNNIFAGFDTRLLADALNIDQQTAQQLQGQNDNRPQIVRVQGRLDFIQPPESMREERQLQGQQGQNGFEEVFCHMKIKQNIGKPSLADVFSPQAGRISTLNGFSMPILRHLRLSAERGFLYNNAIHSPHWNLNAHEIVYVIRGSARVQVVNDNGETILDDQVRQGQLFVVPQNHAVLQKAMSNGYEYIAFKTDDNAMMNTMAGRTSVLRALPDVVLANAYQMDREQARNLKYNRQETLALSSSRSFQSQRSWWAVA; the protein is encoded by the exons ATGGCTAGGTCTTTAGCTCTCTCTCTTTGCTTGCTTGTTCTCTTTCATGGCTGCTTAGCCTATCGCCAACAGTCTCAGTACAGCCAGAGCGGGCAAAATGAGTGCCAGATCAACCAGCTCCAGGCCCGCGAGCCCGACAACCGCATTGAGACTGAGGCGGGTCGGATCGAGTCATGGGACTACAACCAGGATGATTTCCAGTGCGCCGGAGTCGCCGTTCAGAGAATCATTGTCGAGCGCAACGGCCTTCACTTGCCTTCTTACACCAACACTCCTCGCATCGTTTACGTTGTCCAAG GTAGGGGTCATCTAGGAATGGTGATGCCCGGCTGTCCAGAGACATTTGAGGAGTCCGAGCAATCTGACGAGGAACAACAGGGCTCGCAACAACAACCATCGCAAGGCCGACAAGGCC AAGGCCAACAGGGACAGCAAGAGAGCTTCGAACAGCTAGACCGACACCAGAGGGTGCGACGCGTCAAGGAAGGTGACGTTATCGCCATCCCCGCCGGAGTCACAACCTGGTCCTACAACGACGGTGACCAATCTCTCATTTTTGTCAGTCTTCTAGACATCAGCAACAATCACAACCAGCTTGACCAAAACCCAAGG CGATTCTATCTTGCTGGTAACCCACAAGATGAGTTCAACCAACAAGGCCAAAGCCGAGGCCAATCGAGACAACAACAAGAACAACAGGGAAGGAGCAGACGCCAACAACAgggaaacaacaacaacaacatcttcGCCGGATTCGACACCAGACTCCTCGCCGATGCTCTCAACATCGACCAACAGACCGCTCAGCAGCTCCAGGGACAGAACGACAACAGGCCACAGATTGTTAGGGTTCAGGGACGTCTCGACTTCATCCAGCCCCCTGAGTCAATGAGGGAGgaaagacaactgcaaggacAACAGGGACAGAATGGCTTTGAGGAGGTATTCTGCCACATGAAGATCAAGCAGAACATCGGCAAGCCTTCATTGGCCGACGTCTTCAGCCCGCAAGCCGGTCGTATCAGCACCCTCAACGGCTTCAGCATGCCTATTCTCAGGCACCTCCGCCTCAGTGCTGAGAGAGGTTTCTTGTACAAC AATGCTATCCACAGCCCACACTGGAACTTGAATGCCCATGAGATAGTCTATGTCATCAGAGGTAGCGCCAGGGTTCAGGTGGTGAACGACAACGGCGAGACCATCTTGGACGACCAGGTCCGCCAGGGACAGCTCTTCGTCGTGCCACAGAACCATGCCGTGTTGCAAAAGGCCATGAGCAACGGATACGAGTACATTGCCTTCAAGACCGATGACAATGCCATGATGAACACCATGGCTGGCAGGACCTCCGTCCTGCGGGCACTCCCCGACGTGGTCCTCGCCAACGCCTACCAGATGGACCGTGAGCAGGCAAGGAACCTCAAATACAACAGGCAGGAGACCCTTGCCTTGAGCTCCTCAAGGTCTTTCCAGTCACAGAGGAGCTGGTGGGCTGTTGCTTAA
- the LOC133737749 gene encoding uncharacterized protein LOC133737749, producing the protein MSNLNKFEFVALEVSGRNYLKWTQDVKLHLTANKMRSTINADNIAHKDMKARAMIFIRKHMEEALKVEYLAEEDPRSLWVALEERFNHQRTIYLPEARHDWQNIRFQDFKTVNKYNSEICRIQSLLKFCGEELTEADLLTFSTFPPSCKVLQQQYRERNFARFSELVTVLLLAEKNNDLLLRNDQARPTGTRAVPLPEANASAHRENNRARRNRGHGRGRKPERPRHGRRNGPRNGPYNRDHQDNRPRGRGGRGPWKPKCPGPTSSK; encoded by the coding sequence atgtcaaatctcaacaagTTTGAATTTGTTGCTTTGGAAGTTTCTGGAAGGAACTACCTCAAGTGGACCCAGGATGTCAAGCTCCATTtgactgcaaataagatgagatcaacGATTAATGCTGACAACATCGCCCATAAAGATATGAAGGCAAGGGCTATGATTTTCatcaggaaacatatggagGAAGCACTCAAGGTGGAATATTTAGCTGAAGAGGACCCACGGTccctttgggtcgctctagaagagcgatTCAACCATCAGAGGACCATTTACTTGCCGGAAGCAAGGCACGACTGGCAGAACATACGTTTCCAGGATTTCAAGACTGTTAATAAGTATAACTCTGAAATCTGCCGGATTCAGTCACTTCTAAAATTCTGTGGAGAAGAGCTCACAGAAGCTGATCTATTGACTTTCTCCACCTTCCCTCCTTCCTGTAAGGTCCTGCAGCAACAATACAGGGAGAGAAACTTTGCTAGATTCTCAGAATTGGTCACCGTCCTGTTGCTCGCTGAAAAGAACAACGACCTACTTTTGAGGAATGATCAAGCAAGGCCCACCGGTACCAGAGCAGTTCCTTTGCCTGAAGCAAATGCTAGTGCCCATCGCGAAAATAACCGCGCAAGGAGAAACCGGGGTCATGGAAGGGGAAGGAAGCCTGAACGTCCGAGACATGGAAGGAGAAATGGGCCCAGAAATGGCCCATATAACCGTGACCACCAAGATAATCGCCCAAGGGGTCGAGGAGGACGTGGGCCTTGGAAACCGAAATGCCCAGGTCCAACAAGCTCAAAATAG